The genomic segment ATGAAATCGTCGCCATATTGCCGACGATACGCCTGACACATCTTGAGGCCGGCAATCTTGGCGATTGCGTACCACTCGTTGGTGGGCTCAAGTGGCCCCATCAGCAATTCGCTTTCGGCGATCGGCTGCTTGGCGTGCTTGGGATAGATACAGGACGAGCCGAGGAACAGCAGGCGCCGCACACCAACCGCGTGACTTGCGCGGATCACGCTCAGTTCCAGCGCAAGGTTGTCGCAGAGAAAATCTACCGGGAAATTGTTGTTGGCTGCGATACCGCCAACCTTTGCAGCGGCATGAACCACGACGTCCGGGCGATTGGCCTCGAGCCATCTGAGCGTAGGTTCTTCCTTGGTCAGATCCAGCTCACGCCGATCAGCCGTCAGCACGGTGCAATTCTCTGACGCAAGCCTGCGGACAACAGCTGATCCCACCATGCCCCGGTGACCCGCGACGAAGACACGTTTGCCCGTGAGATCGTAGGTTGAAGCTCCTGTCATCGTATCCTCTGTCAGCATCCGGCCGGATGGATCGCACCACCTTGCGAGATCCAGCGACCGGTCGCTTTACGCAATCACGCTGCCGATGCAGCCCCGCCGAACTGGTAACACAATCTTCACCATGCGACAGCCTGCCCCGGCCCGACAAAGATATTCATGGTGAACCTGCGCTGCGCGCACAAAAGATCAGCACACAATGAAACAAAAACGAGCAAGGCAGCCGCATCAATTGTGCGACTGCCTTGAGGGTGTCGTAGAAAACTGCAGCCGCCGCCCGGTTTACTTGAAACTTAGTACGCCCGGCGCAGGACAGGACCGACAGGTGCGCAAACCCGGTCCACGTACCAGCCATACGGCGTTTCGACGCGCACCAGCGGGCAACGACGCCAAGGCACGTACCGATATGGATAGGGCTGCGCCCAGAATGTAACAGGGGTCGCTTGGCTCTCGCCCGTGAGCAAGGCCGCCGGCGCGGGCATCTGCATTGCGGCGCTCGCGCCGCTCGCTGCGCAGAAGGTAACAGTTGCAGCCAAAAGACCTGTTCGCATCAACGTCTTAAACATCCCAAAAAGCTCCTCGCGCCCTGCGGATTTTATCCCCGAATGCGCTCGTCAGATCCGAGCCGACCGACGTTCCCAGTCGTGAGGCCGCTCCGCGAGCAGCCCAAATAGCAAGCCGAACTTTACCAAGGCCCCCCGCGGAAATGCAACCGATCCCGGCGCAGCCTGGGTGTCTCGGAACGATATGGCGCCCAAGTGTGGCTTCTTGGTTCTATTTGTCCTCGCCCCAAGCGCCCGGGGGCGCGAAGTGGGGTGAACGGCGGTACACATCCCGTAGGAATTGGTAGTTGACCGCCTGGGCCAAGGGCACCCCCTCCTCTCCAAGCTTGGCGAAGAGGAGGATATCCCGAAGCGTCCGCCAGCGACTTTCGTCGTAGTCGCCGATGCGGCCGCCTGTGGGCAGCACCAGCGGGCGCTGCTGCTGCAGCTCGAACTTGAGCCGCTCGGAATTCAGCCGAGCCGGGCCTGCGCCGGCGAGAACGGGCACGCTCCGTGCATAGTCAGCGTAGGTAAATTGCCATCCGCGAATCAGGCCCTGAAGGAAATCAGCGACGAGGGACGGCTTGTCATGAATCAGATCATTGCTCGCGAAATAGACCTGGCCTGGGACGTGGATGCCGTAGTCCTGAGGTTTGATGACGTTCAGCTTCACGAAGGTCGAGCTCGAGGGATCGGGCTGCTCGTCGATAGCGGAAATGATCGCATCCACCTCCCCGTCCCTCAACGCCTCGAAGCTGTCGCGGTCTGGGATCTTCGTGATCCGGCTTCGAGGAAGCCCGAGCTGCGCCATCATGGCATCAAAAACGACGTCTCCCTCACTCGCCCTACGATACCCAACCCGTTTTCCGACCAGATCAGTCGGCCGCCGCAAGCCGGAGTTTTCGAGTGTGAAGATCGCCACGGGGGTATCGAGGAAGCTTGCAGCGAAGGCTGTTACGGGAACGCCACGCCAGCTTGCCAGCAGGAAGTTCTGGCCGCTCGTCACACCGATGGCATGTTGGCGTGCAATGGTTTGGACGAAGTCAGGGTCTTCGGGCTGTGCCGACACCTCAATCCGGGA from the Bradyrhizobium sp. WBAH42 genome contains:
- a CDS encoding GDP-L-fucose synthase; the protein is MTGASTYDLTGKRVFVAGHRGMVGSAVVRRLASENCTVLTADRRELDLTKEEPTLRWLEANRPDVVVHAAAKVGGIAANNNFPVDFLCDNLALELSVIRASHAVGVRRLLFLGSSCIYPKHAKQPIAESELLMGPLEPTNEWYAIAKIAGLKMCQAYRRQYGDDFISVMPTNLYGRGDNYHPDHSHVPAALIRRFHEAKLANAPSVSVWGTGTPLREFLNVDDFADACVFLLKHYSSDLPINVGSGDELSIADFAATVADVVGYRGKLVFDTSKPDGTPRKLLDSSRIRALGWRPNTALRSGLAAAYNDFLKSGGRRLDAIVRS
- a CDS encoding ABC transporter substrate-binding protein — translated: MLLLYRPDEAPIRAPTAAKSVTLKLLLDGPYGARFAGELAASTQGYFSSRIEVSAQPEDPDFVQTIARQHAIGVTSGQNFLLASWRGVPVTAFAASFLDTPVAIFTLENSGLRRPTDLVGKRVGYRRASEGDVVFDAMMAQLGLPRSRITKIPDRDSFEALRDGEVDAIISAIDEQPDPSSSTFVKLNVIKPQDYGIHVPGQVYFASNDLIHDKPSLVADFLQGLIRGWQFTYADYARSVPVLAGAGPARLNSERLKFELQQQRPLVLPTGGRIGDYDESRWRTLRDILLFAKLGEEGVPLAQAVNYQFLRDVYRRSPHFAPPGAWGEDK